The following coding sequences are from one Hippopotamus amphibius kiboko isolate mHipAmp2 chromosome 9, mHipAmp2.hap2, whole genome shotgun sequence window:
- the KMT2A gene encoding histone-lysine N-methyltransferase 2A isoform X7, with the protein MAHSCRWRFPARPGTTGGGGGGGRRGLGGAPRQRVPALLLPPGPLVGGGGPGAPPSPPAVAAAAAAAAAAGSGGAGVPGGAAAASAASSSSASSSSSSSSSASSGPALLRVGPGFDAALQVSAAIGTNLRRFRAVFGESGGGGGSGELTTQIPCSWRTKGLIHDKKTEPFRLLAWSWCLNDEQFLGFGSDEEVRVRSPTRSPSGSMLAQADKLPMTDKRVASLLKKAKAQLCKIEKSKSLKQTDQPKAQGQESDSSETSVRGPRIKHVCRRAAVALGRKRAVFPDDMPTLSALPWEEREKILSSMGNDDKSSIAGSEDAEPLAPPIKPIKPVTRNKAPQEPPVKKGRRSRRCGQCPGCQVPEDCGVCTNCLDKPKFGGRNIKKQCCKMRKCQNLQWMPSKAYLQKQAKAVKKKEKKSNKTNEKKESKESSVVKNLVDSSQKSTPSAREDPAPKKSNSDPPLRKPAEDKSEEGNASTPAPEAKQAATPSSRKSSKQVSQPAPAIPPQPPSAAPPRKEVPRTTPSEPKKKQPPPPESGPEQSKQKKVAPRPSIPVKQKPKEKEKPPPVNKQENAGTLNILSTLSNGNSSKQKVPADGVHRIRVDFKEDCEAENVWEMGGLGILTSVPITPRVVCFLCASSGHVEFVYCQVCCEPFHKFCLEENERPLEDQLENWCCRRCKFCHVCGRQHQATKQLLECNKCRNSYHPECLGPNYPTKPTKKKKVWICTKCVRCKSCGSTTPGKGWDAQWSHDFSLCHDCAKLFAKGNFCPLCDKCYDDDDYESKMMQCGKCDRWVHSKCENLSGTEDEMYEILSNLPESVAYTCVNCTERHPAEWRLALEKELQISLKQVLTALLNSRTTSHLLRYRQAAKPPDLNPETEESIPSRSSPEGPDPPVLTEVSKQEDQQPLDLEGVKRKMDQGNYTSVLEFSDDIVKIIQAAINSDGGQPEIKKANSMVKSFFIRQMERVFPWFSVKKSRFWEPNKVSSNSGMLPNAVLPPSLDHNYAQWQEREENSHTEQPPLMKKIIPAPKPKGPGEPDSPTPLHPPTPPTLSTDRSREDSPELNPPPGIEDNRQCALCLTYGDDSANDAGRLLYIGQNEWTHVNCALWSAEVFEDDDGSLKNVHMAVIRGKQLRCEFCQKPGATVGCCLTSCTSNYHFMCSRAKNCVFLDDKKVYCQRHRDLIKGEVVPENGFEVFRRVFVDFEGISLRRKFLNGLEPENIHMMIGSMTIDCLGILNDLSDCEDKLFPIGYQCSRVYWSTTDARKRCVYTCKIVECRPPVVEPDINSTVEHDENRTIAHSPTSFAEISPKESQNTAEIVSPPSPDRPPHSQTSGSCFYHFISKVPRIRTPSYSPTQRSPGCRPLPSAGSPTPTTHEIVTVGDPLLSSGLRSIGSRRHSTSSLSPQRSKLRIMSPMRTGSTYSRSSVSSVSTIGTATDLESSAKAVDHVLGPLSSNTNLGQNTPTSSNLQRTVTTLGTKTSHLDASSSSEMKHSSASDLTSKSSSLKGEKTRMPSSKNSEGLAHNVAYPGIPKLAPQVHNETAGELNVSKMGTFAELSSVPFSSKEALPFPPLHLRGQRSDRDQQAESNQSANAPPDDDTEVKTLKLSGVSSRSSLINEHVGSGSRDRRQKGKKSCKETFKEKHSSRSFLEPGQVATGEEGNLKPEFVDDVLTPEFMGQRPCNNVSSDKIGDKVHPMPGVPKAPSMQAEGSSKELQTPRKRTVKVTLTPLKMESESQSKNTLKESSPVSPLQIESASPTEPVSASESPGDGPVAQASPTNTSSQDSQSNNYQNLPVQDRNLMLPDGPKPQEDGSFKRRYPRRSARARSNMFFGLTPLYGVRSYGEEDIPFYSSSTGKKRGKRSAEGQVDGADDLSTSDEDDLYYYNFTRTVISSGGEERLTPHNLFREEEQCDLPKISQLDGVDDGTESDTSVTTTARKSSQIPKRSSKENGTESLKMDRPEDAGEKEHVVKSSVGHKNEPKMDNCHSVSRVKTQGQDSLEAQLSSLESSRRVHTSTPSDKNLLDTYNTELLKSDSDNNNSDDCGNILPSDIMDFVLKNTPSMQALGESPESSSSELLNLGEGLGLDSNREKDMGLFEVFSQQLPTAEPVDSSVSSSISAEEQFELPLELPSDLSVLTTRSPTVPSQNPSRLAVISDSGEKRVTITEKSVASSEGDSSLLSPGVDPSPEGHMTPDHFIQGHMDADHISSPPCGSVEQGHGNNQDLTRNSSTPGLQVPASPTVPIQNQKYVPNSTDSPGPSQISNAAVQTTPPHLKPATEKLIVVNQNMQPLYVLQTLPNGVTQKIQLTSSVSSAPNVMETNTSVLGPMGSGLTLTTGLSPSLPTSQSLFPPASKGLLPMTHHQHLHSFPAATQSSFPPNISSPPSGLLIGVQPPPDPQLLVSEASQRTDLSPTVATPSSGLKKRPISRLQPRKKKLAPSSTPSNIAPSDVVSNMTLINFTPSQLPNHPNLLDLGSLNTSSHRTVPNIIKRSKSGVMYFEQAPLLPQNVGGTAAPAAGTATISQDTGHLTSGPVSGLASGSSVLNVVSMPTTTAPTSSASVPGHVALTNPRLLGSPDIGSISNLLIKASQQSLGIQDQPVALPPSSGMFPQLGTSQTPSTAAMTAASSICVLPSTQTAGITAASPSGEAEEHYQLQHVNQLLASKTGILSSQRDLDSAPGTQGSNFTQTVDAPNSMGLEQNKALSSAMQASSASPGGSPSSGQQSASPSVPGPTKPKPKIKRIQLPLDKGSGKKHKVSHLRTSFSEAHIPDQEANTTPLTSVTGTPGAEAEQQDTASVEQSPRKECGQPAGQVAVLPEIQTTQNPANEQENSEPKTAEEEESNFSSPLMLWLQQEQKRKESIAEKKPKKGLVFEISSDDGFQICAESIEDAWKSLTDKVQEARSNARLKQLSFAGVNGLRMLGILHDAVVFLIEQLSGAKHCRNYRFRFHKPEEANEPPLNPHGSARAEVHLRKSAFDMFNFLASKHRQPPEYNPNDEEEEEVQLKSARRATSMDLPMPMRFRHLKKTSKEAVGVYRSPIHGRGLFCKRNIDAGEMVIEYAGNVIRSIQTDKREKYYDSKGIGCYMFRIDDSEVVDATMHGNAARFINHSCEPNCYSRVINIDGQKHIVIFAMRKIYRGEELTYDYKFPIEDASNKLPCNCGAKKCRKFLN; encoded by the exons GAAGAAGTCAGAGTACGAAGTCCCACAAGGTCTCCTTCAG GCTCCATGTTGGCTCAGGCAGACAAGCTTCCAATGACTGACAAGAGGGTTGCCAGCCTCCTAAAAAAGGCCAAAGCCCAGCTCTGCAAGATTGAGAAGAGTAAGAGTCTTAAACAAACTGACCAGCCCAAAGCACAG GGTCAAGAAAGTGACTCATCAGAGACCTCTGTGCGAGGACCCCGGATTAAACACGTCTGCAGAAGAGCTGCTGTTGCCCTTGGCCGAAAACGAGCTGTATTTCCTGATGACATGCCCACCTTGAGTGCCTTACCTTGGGAAGAACGAGAAAAGATTTTGTCTTCCATGGGAAATGATG ACAAGTCATCGATTGCTGGCTCAGAAGACGCTGAACCTCTTGCTCCACCCATCAAACCAATTAAACCCGTCACCAGAAACAAGGCACCGCAGGAACCTCCAGTAAAGAAGGGACGGAGGTCAAGGCGGTGTGGGCAGTGTCCCGGCTGCCAGGTGCCTGAGGACTGTGGTGTTTGCACTAACTGCTTGGACAAGCCCAAGTTTGGTGGCCGCAACATAAAGAAGCAGTGCTGCAA GATGAGAAAATGTCAGAATCTACAATGGATGCCTTCCAAAGCCTACCTTCAGAAGCAAGCAAAAG ctgtgaagaagaaagagaaaaagtctaATAAGAccaatgaaaagaaggaaagcaaagagaGCAGTGTTGTGAAGAACTTGGTGGATTCTAGTCAGAAATCAACCCCATCGGCAAGAGAAGATCCTGCCCCCAAGAAAAGCAACAGTGACCCTCCTCTGCGCAAGCCTGCGGAGGACAAGAGCGAGGAAGGGAATGCCTCCACCCCAGCACCTGAGGCCAAACAAGCGGCCAcgccctcctccaggaagtccagCAAGCAGGTCTCCCAGCCGGCACCCGCCATCCCCCCGCAGCCCCCCAGTGCAGCACCACCGAGAAAAGAAGTTCCCAGGACTACTCCTAGTGAGCCCAAGAAAAAGCAGCCTCCACCTCCGGAGTCAG gTCCAGAGcaaagcaagcagaaaaaagTGGCTCCTCGCCCAAGTATTCCtgtaaaacaaaagccaaaagaaaag GAAAAACCACCTCCAGTCAATAAGCAGGAGAATGCAGGCACTTTGAACATCCTCAGCACTCTCTCCAATGGCAATAGTTCCAAGCAAAAAGTCCCAGCAGATGGAGTCCACAGAATCAGAGTGGACTTTAAG gAGGATTGTGAAGCAGAAAATGTGTGGGAGATGGGAGGCTTAGGAATCTTGACCTCTGTTCCTATAACACCCAGGGTGGTTTGCTTTCTCTGTGCCAGTAGTGGGCATGTGGAG TTTGTGTATTGCCAAGTCTGTTGTGAGCCCTTCCACAAGTTTTGTTTGGAGGAGAACGAGCGCCCTCTGGAGGACCAGCTGGAAAACTGGTGTTGTCGTCGCTGCAAGTTCTGTCATGTTTGTGGAAGGCAACATCAGGCTACAAAG CAGTTGCTGGAGTGTAATAAGTGCCGAAACAGCTATCACCCTGAGTGCCTGGGACCAAATTACCCCACCAAacccacaaagaaaaagaaagtttgg ATCTGCACCAAGTGTGTTCGCTGCAAGAGCTGCGGATCCACCACCCCAGGCAAAGGGTGGGACGCACAGTGGTCTCACgatttctctctctgccatgatTGTGCCAAGCTCTTTGCGAAAG GAAACTTCTGCCCTCTCTGTGATAAGTGTTATGATGATGATGACTACGAGAGTAAGATGATGCAGTGTGGGAAATGTGATCGATGGGTCCATTCCAAATGTGAGAATCTTTCAGGTACAGAAG ATGAGATGTATGAGATTCTGTCTAATCTGCCGGAAAGTGTGGCCTACACTTGTGTGAACTGTACTGAGCGGCACCCTGCAGAGTGGCGACTGGCCCTTGAAAAAGAGCTCCAGATCTCTCTGAAGCAAGTTCTCACAGCCTTGTTGAACTCTCGGACCACTAGCCACTTGCTACGCTACCGACAG GCTGCCAAACCTCCGGACTTAAATCCCGAGACCGAGGAGAGTATCCCTTCCCGCAGCTCCCCAGAGGGACCTGATCCACCAGTGCTTACTGAGGTCAGCAAACAGGAAGACCAGCAGCCTTTAGATTTGGAAGGAGTTAAGAGGAAAATGGACCAAGGGAACTACACATCTGTG TTGGAGTTCAGTGATGATATTGTGAAGATCATTCAAGCAGCCATTAACTCAGATGGAGGGCAGCCAGAGATTAAAAAAGCCAACAGCATGGTCAAGTCCTTCTTTATTCGG CAAATGGAACGTGTTTTTCCATGGTTCAGTGTCAAAAAGTCCAGGTTTTGGGAGCCAAATAAAGTATCGAGCAA CAGTGGGATGTTACCAAACGCAGTGCTTCCACCTTCACTTGACCATAATTATGCTCAGTGGCAGGAGCGAGAGGAAAACAGCCACACTGAGCAGCCTCCTTTAATGAAGAAAATCATTCCAGCTCCCAAACCTAAAGGGCCTGGCGAGCCAGACTCACCAACTCCTCTGCATCCTCCTACACCACCAACTTTGA GTACTGATAGGAGTCGAGAAGACAGTCCGGAACTGAACCCACCCCCAGGCATAGAAGATAATAGACAGTGTGCATTGTGTTTGACGTACGGTGATGACAGTGCTAAT GATGCTGGCCGTTTGCTCTACATTGGCCAAAATGAATGGACACATGTAAATTGCGCTTTGTGGTCAGCAGAAGTGTTTGAAGATGATGATGGCTCGCTAAAGAATGTGCACATGGCTGTGATCAGGGGCAAGCAGCTG AGATGTGAATTCTGCCAAAAGCCAGGAGCCACTGTGGGTTGCTGCCTCACATCCTGCACCAGCAACTATCACTTCATGTGTTCCCGAGCCAAGAACTGTGTGTTTCTGGATGATAAAAAAGTATACTGCCAGCGACATCGGGATTTGATCAAAGGCGAG GTGGTTCCTGAGAACGGATTTGAAGTTTTTAGAAGAGTGTTTGTGGACTTTGAAGGAATCAGCTTGAGAAGGAAGTTTCTCAATGGCTTAGAACCAGAAAATATCCACATGATGATTG gcTCCATGACAATTGACTGCTTAGGGATTCTGAATGATCTCTCTGACTGTGAGGATAAGCTCTTTCCTATTGGATATCA GTGTTCTCGAGTGTACTGGAGCACCACGGATGCGCGCAAACGCTGCGTGTACACGTGCAAGATAGTCGAATGCCGTCCTCCGGTTGTAGAGCCAGATATTAACAGCACTGTTGAGCACGATGAAAACAGGACCATTGCTCACAGTCCAACATCATTCGCAG AAATTTCACCTAAGGAAAGTCAAAACACAGCTGAAATTGTAAGTCCTCCATCACCAGATCGACCTCCTCATTCACAGACTTCTGGTTCCTGTTTCTATCACTTCATCTCAAAGGTCCCTAGGATTCGAACACCCAGTTATTCCCCAACACAGAGATCCCCTGGCTGTCGGCCACTGCCTTCTGCAG GAAGCCCTACCCCAACCACTCATGAAATAGTCACAGTGGGTGACCCTTTACTCTCCTCTGGACTTCGAAGCATTGGCTCCAGGCGTCATAGTACTTCTTCCTTGTCACCCCAGCGGTCTAAACTCCGGATAATGTCTCCAATGAGAACTGGGAGTACTTACTCCAGGAGTAGCGTCTCCTCAGTCTCCACCATAGGGACTGCTACAGATCTTGAGTCAAGTGCCAAAGCAGTGGATCACGTCTTAGGGCCACTGAGTTCTAATACTAACTTAGGGCAGAACACTCCCACCTCTTCAAATTTGCAAAGGACAGTGACTACTCTGGGCACTAAAACCAGTCACTTGGATGCCTCTTCATCTTCAGAAATGAAGCATTCCAGTGCTTCAGACTTGACATCCAAGAGCTCCTCTTTGAAGGGGGAGAAGACCAGAATGCCGAGTTCCAAGAACTCCGAGGGATTGGCACATAACGTGGCTTACCCTGGCATTCCGAAGCTGGCCCCACAGGTTCATAATGAGACGGCTGGGGAATTAAATGTCAGTAAGATGGGCACTTTTGCTGAACTCTCTTCAGTGCCATTTTCTTCTAAAGaggccctccccttcccaccactGCATCTGAGAGGGCAGAGGAGTGATCGAGACCAACAGGCAGAGTCCAACCAGTCGGCCAACGCGCCTCCCGATGATGATACCGAAGTCAAGACCCTGAAGCTATCTGGAGTGAGCAGCAGGTCGTCCCTTATAAACGAACATGTGGGATCCGGCTCCAGAGACAggagacagaaagggaaaaaatcttGTAAagaaacattcaaagaaaagCATTCCAGTAGATCTTTTTTGGAACCTGGTCAGGTGGCAACTGGTGAGGAAGGAAACCTAAAGCCAGAGTTCGTTGATGACGTTTTGACTCCTGAGTTCATGGGGCAACGACCATGTAATAATGTTTCTTCTGATAAGATTGGGGACAAAGTCCACCCTATGCCAGGAGTCCCTAAAGCTCCATCCATGCAAGCAGAAGGGTCTTCCAAGGAATTACAGACACCCCGGAAACGCACAGTCAAAGTCACACTGACACCTCTGAAAATGGAGAGTGAGAGTCAGTCCAAGAATACCCTGAAAGAAAGTAGTCCTGTTTCCCCTTTGCAGATAGAATCAGCGTCTCCAACAGAACCAGTTTCTGCCTCTGAAAGTCCAGGAGATGGTCCAGTGGCCCAAGCAAGCCCCACTAATACCTCATCCCAGGATTCTCAAAGTAACAACTATCAGAATCTTCCGGTACAGGACAGAAACCTAATGCTTCCAGATGGCCCCAAACCTCAGGAGGATGGCTCTTTCAAGAGGAGATATCCCCGTCGCAGCGCCCGGGCGCGATCTAACATGTTCTTTGGGCTCACCCCACTCTATGGAGTAAGGTCCTATGGCGAAGAAGACATTCCATTTTACAGCAGCTCAACTGGGAAGAAGCGAGGCAAGAGATCCGCTGAAGGACAGGTGGACGGGGCTGATGACTTGAGCACCTCAGACGAGGACGATTTATACTATTACAATTTCACAAGGACAGTGATTTCTTCAGGCGGCGAGGAACGGCTCACACCCCATAATTTATTTCGGGAGGAGGAGCAGTGTGATCTTCCAAAAATCTCACAGTTGGATGGTGTCGACGATGGGACGGAGAGTGATACGAGCGTCACAACCACAGCAAGGAAAAGCAGCCAGATTCCAAAAAGAAGCAGTAAAGAGAACGGGACAGAGAGCTTGAAGATGGATCGGCCTGAAGACGCTGGGGAGAAAGAACACGTCGTGAAGAGCTCCGTTGGCCacaaaaatgagccaaagatggATAACTGCCACTCTGTGAGCAGAGTGAAAACACAGGGACAGGATTCCTTGGAAGCTCAGCTCAGCTCGTTGGAGTCAAGCCGCAGGGTCCACACAAGCACCCCCTCAGACAAAAACTTACTGGACACCTATAACACTGAGCTCCTGAAATCGGATTCAGATAATAACAACAGTGATGACTGTGGGAACATCCTGCCCTCGGACATTATGGACTTTGTACTAAAGAATACTCCATCCATGCAGGCTTTGGGCGAGAGCCCAGAATCCTCTTCCTCAGAACTCCTGAATCTTGGTGAAGGTTTGGGTCTTGATAGTAATCGTGAAAAAGACATGGGTCTTTTTGAAGTGTTTTCTCAGCAGTTGCCGACTGCGGAACCTGTGGACAGTAGTGTCTCTTCCTCCATCTCAGCAGAGGAGCAGTTCGAGTTGCCACTGGAGCTGCCATCAGATCTCTCCGTCCTGACCACCCGGAGTCCCACCGTCCCTAGCCAGAATCCCAGTAGGCTAGCTGTGATCTCAGACTCAGGAGAGAAGAGAGTAACCATCACAGAAAAATCTGTGGCCTCCTCTGAAGGTGACTCCTCACTGCTGAGTCCAGGAGTAGATCCCAGCCCTGAAGGCCACATGACTCCAGACCACtttatccaaggtcacatggaTGCAGACCACATCTCCAGCCCCCCTTGTGGTTCAGTGGAGCAAGGTCATGGCAACAATCAGGATTTAACTAGAAACAGTAGCACCCCTGGCCTTCAGGTACCTGCTTCCCCTACTGTTCCTATCCAGAACCAGAAATATGTGCCCAACTCTACCGATAGCCCTGGCCCGTCTCAGATCTCCAATGCAGCCGTCCAGACCACTCCGCCCCACCTGAAACCAGCCACCGAGAAACTCATCGTTGTTAACCAGAACATGCAGCCACTGTATGTTCTCCAAACTCTTCCGAACGGAGTGACCCAAAAAATCCAGCTGACCTCTTCTGTTAGTTCTGCACCCAATGTGATGGAGACAAATACGTCAGTCCTGGGGCCCATGGGAAGTGGTCTCACCCTAACCACAGGACTCAGTCCAAGCCTGCCGACTTCTCAGTCTCTATTCCCTCCTGCTAGCAAAGGATTGCTCCCCATGACTCATCACCAGCACTTACATTCCTTCCCTGCAGCTACTCAGAGTAGCTTCCCGCCGAACATCAGCAGCCCTCCTTCAGGCCTACTTATTGGGGTCCAGCCTCCCCCAGATCCCCAGCTCTTGGTTTCGGAAGCCAGCCAGAGGACAGACCTCAGTCCCACCGTAGCCACTCCATCCTCTGGACTCAAGAAAAGACCCATATCTCGCCTGCAGCCCCGAAAGAAAAAACTCGCTCCCTCTAGTACCCCTTCAAACATTGCCCCTTCCGATGTGGTTTCCAATATGACACTGATTAACTTCACACCCTCCCAGCTTCCAAATCATCCCAATCTGTTAGACTTGGGGTCACTTAATACTTCATCTCACCGAACTGTCCCCAACATCATCAAAAGGTCTAAATCTGGTGTCATGTATTTTGAACAGGCACCCCTGTTACCGCAGAATGTGGGAGGAACTGCTGCCCCGGCGGCAGGCACAGCCACCATAAGCCAGGACACCGGCCACCTCACGTCAGGGCCTGTGTCTGGCTTGGCCTCTGGTTCCTCCGTCTTGAACGTTGTATCCATGCCAACTACAACCGCCCCTACAAGTAGCGCGTCTGTTCCAGGACATGTCGCGTTAACCAACCCAAGGTTGCTTGGTAGCCCAGATATTGGCTCCATAAGCAATCTTTTAATCAAAGCCAGCCAGCAGAGCCTGGGGATTCAGGACCAGCCTGTGGCTTTACCGCCAAGTTCAGGAATGTTTCCACAACTGGGGACGTCACAGACTCCCTCTACCGCTGCGATGACAGCAGCATCTAGCATCTGTGTGCTCCCCTCGACTCAGACTGCGGGCATAACAGCTGCTTCGCCTTCTGGGGAAGCAGAAGAACACTATCAGCTCCAGCATGTAAACCAGCTCCTCGCCAGCAAAACTGGGATTCTCTCTTCCCAGCGGGATCTTGATTCTGCTCCAGGGACCCAGGGATCCAACTTTACACAGACAGTAGATGCTCCTAATAGCATGGGGCTGGAGCAGAATAAGGCTTTATCCTCAGCTATGCAAGCCAGCTCCGCCTCTCCCGGGGGCTCTCCATCCTCTGGACAGCAGTCAGCAAGTCCCTCAGTGCCGGGGCCcacaaaacccaaaccaaaaatcaAACGGATTCAGCTGCCTTTGGACAAAGGGAGTGGCAAGAAGCACAAAGTTTCCCACTTGCGGACCAGTTTTTCTGAAGCACACATTCCAGACCAAGAAGCCAACACGACCCCCCTGACCTCAGTCACAGG GACTCCAGGAGCAGAGGCTGAGCAGCAGGATACAGCTAGTGTGGAACAGTCACCACggaaggaatgtgggcagcctgcAGG GCAAGTGGCTGTTCTTCCTGAGATTCAGACGACACAAAATCCAGCAAATGAACAAGAAAATTCAG AACCTAAAacagcagaagaagaagaaagtaattTCAGCTCTCCACTGATGCTTTGGCTACAACAAGAACAGAAGCGGAAGGAAAGCATTGCTGAGAAAAAGCCCAAGAAAGGActtgtttttgaaatttcaagTGACGATGGCTTTCAGATCTGTGCGGAAAGTATCGAAG ATGCCTGGAAGTCATTGACAGACAAAGTCCAGGAAGCTCGGTCAAACGCCCGCCTAAAGCAGCTTTCATTTGCAG GTGTGAACGGTTTGAGGATGCTGGGGATTCTCCATGATGCAGTCGTGTTCCTGATCGAGCAACTGTCTGGTGCCAAGCACTGCAGGAATTACAGATTCCGTTTCCACAAACCAGAGGAGGCCAATGAACCCCCACTGAACCCTCATGGCTCGGCCAGGGCTGAAGTCCACCTGAG GAAGTCGGCATTTGACATGTTTAACTTCCTGGCTTCTAAGCACCGGCAGCCTCCTGAGTACAACCCCAacgatgaggaagaggaggaggtacAGCTGAAGTCAGCTCG GAGGGCAACGAGTATGGATCTGCCAATGCCCATGCGTTTCCGGCACCTAAAAAAGACTTCTAAGGAGGCAGTTGGTGTCTACAG GTCTCCCATCCATGGCCGGGGTCTTTTTTGTAAGAGAAACATTGATGCAGGTGAGATGGTGATTGAGTACGCTGGCAATGTCATCCGTTCCATCCAGACTGACAAGCGAGAGAAGTACTATGACAGCAAG